The window TTTCTGAAAAGGGGGGGAAATGCTAGgatttaaaatgagttttaaatcCTGCCATTGCTTCTGTACACTGGGCCATGCCTTCTTTCCCGTGtttccttcctgttttgtttttaaagatgtaCCCAATAAAAACCCAAATGGTAGCACCTCACATTCTTCTAGCAGTCTTGCTGTTTACTCACCGCTGCAATCTGGAAACTTATTCCTATTTTGTAGTGTTGATTTATTAGGCGTGAGAGGAAAAGTGAGATTCGTTATGTCATATAACGTCTTAagtttagaaaaatttaaatatattgcgTTACAAAAACTgcatcttttgtgtctggtttttttgttttgtttttccctacTCCATCTTGCACATCCTGTAGAGGATTTTAAAACAACTACACAAATTAGAACCTCTGTTTAAAGAAGCAAAAGGAGGAAATTCAAAAGCTTTACACGTTCTTACGCTAGAGGCTGGAAAAGAGCGCTTTCTCGCCAGCTAAAAGCCAACAGCGGCGCTTGCTGCTGTACTCCGCCTGGTCCGGGACCGCGGGCCGCCGCCCCTTCCCCGCTCCCCGACGCTCGGCAACTCGCCCTGGATTCCCACAGGACCTGGTAAAGTTGTGTAAGAAAATCCTTTCTCGGAGAAGAAGGGGGTGCACCCAAAGGAAGGCCATTTAGAGGGAGCTTGGTTTCTCAGCGGTACCTAGGGACTTTGAAAAAGAATGCACACAAATTCAaacttttgaaatactttcagcaCCCACAATGCGGTatacgatttttttttttcttttccaattgttTTTCCTGTTACAAGTTATTGTTTCGGCTGAATTTTTGTGAACTGTATGCTGTCACATCAGTATCAGGGGCTTTTTGAGCCCCTGTTACAAGTCAAGTTTCCGTAGTGTAGTGGTTATCACGTTCGCCTAACACGCGAAAGGTCCCCGGTTCGAAACCGGGCGGAAACAACCTTTTTCTTCAGATTACTTCAAACGGGATCCTACAATACTCGCTTTTAAAACACAGAACCTTGGTAGCAACGTGCAGATCATTTTATTCCTTCactaaatattattttacacTTGTCACATGGAAGGATAAGTCCAGGTTTTGAAAAAGTGATTTCGAAGTGCAAtccaaaactgaaaaaataatatgGAACCCAGGAAGTAAGATGAAATagatttagttttctgagaattaTGCTGCCCTTGGTTCCTAGGGATGAATTCCCCCTGACATTTCAACATGACTTATCTTTCCGTTTCTATTCCTTTTGTATATTCGGGAgataattaaaatcttttgctTTCACAATACAAAATTTGAATTCAATGTTATTCATTGCATTAACATTTTTCTTGTCCAGACACAGGAAAACCCTTTCCGGTATAAAGCCCACCTTCCTCTAAGGTTGCGCATGCCCAGTGTAACCAACTACTTAGCTCTCGCGCATCTCGGACTCCTACGACCACCAGGTAAGGGTATCCTAGAAACTGGGCTACAGTTGGGTGATGCAGGAAACTCAGGGGGGGTCCCAAGAATTTTCGGGTACGCAAATGGTAAAATGGTGATCGGCTCCAAAATCTCCTACGGACTAGAGCCCAAAAGAACACAGAGCAGCTGTTTCCACTCATGGGACCCCGAGGACGGGAAGGGACCGGACAAGCAACTACAAGCCCCAGCATGCAGTGCACAATTCGGCTGCTGGCTGGGTCCCGCGGTGCTGTCAGCCATTTCTCCGCCCAGAACCCAGGCCGACCCGAAGGCTCAGAATATGAGAGGTTGGCGGGGTGCTGCGATCGAGTCCTGAGTTCTTGTATTCATGACGCCTGTTGATCTGTGGGATTCCCCGGGCCTGCTGGGGTGTGGGATTTCAGGGATTCCCCCCCGCCCGGCACTGGCTAGCGTCGGGCCTGCACTGTTCCTTTGAGTCCCACGTTGCCATGGACTGCCCGGAGCCGGACGTGACGCTGCGTGGAGGAAGAAGGGGGAGGTGGAGCGTGGCGCCGTGACGTCCTCTCAAGATGGCGGAGAGAGAGTGAAGAAAGTGCTCCCCCTTGGTTGCTATCGGTGAGTTCTGTCTTCACCCCTAAGCCCGCCGTTCCCACTTTCTCGGGACCCCGGGCCATGGGAGGCCAGGTGCCTCGGCGTTCGAGCGCGGGTCGGGGCGAAGGTGTTGATATGGAAAGCTTGGCCTTGGCCACAACCTCTACTGTGGGAGTTCGCGGGAGTGGGAGCTGAGCCGAGGGCAAGGTGACAGAAGCCGGGGCGGGACCGGTTTTGGTTGTCACCGCTCCTGCTGCGAGGAGAGGGGGTGTGGCCTCCTAGGGGCGAGTGACAGACGCGTTGACAACCGGTGGCCCCACGCCTTCTCTGCCGCCTGGGTACTCGTTTTAGGTCGGCTGTGTGTACGCCGCGGAAGCTAACAGGTTTCGGTGATTTGAAAGCAATTTATAAAATCCGGTACCCCGTCCTTAAATCATGTCTTTAAAGAATAATCTCTTagttggtttgttaatttttttcctaatatatgCCTACTGAAGTTGAAAGAGTCGAGGGTTCAACTGATGCAAGCGTGAAATTTTGCGCTGTTTTTTTCCCCTAGCTTGCGAAAGTGTTTTTAGttatcaccattttttttttttatgtgtccAAAGAATGTTTAGTTTGCCAGGATGAAACAGAAAGATTATCCCttcaaccttttaaaatgtgTCTGTTTGATATAGATTTctatgaagataaaataaaagctgACTCTATTCTTACTCACAATGTCTCCTCTGTTCCGTTTTCCCTCACCATTTCTTGAGTGAAATGTTTGATGAAAACTAATGTTTActgatttcatatttcttttttgacttttagaacaagaataaaattatattctgATATAAAAATGCAGTATTCCCACCACTGTGAGCACCTTTTAGAGAGACTGAATAAACAACGGGAAGCAGGTTTTCTTTGTGACTGCACCATAGTGATTGGAGAGTTCCAGTTTAAGGCACATAGAAATGTGCTTGCCTCATTTAGTGAGTATTTTGGTGCGATCTACAGAAACACTTCGGAGAACAATGTGTTTCTTGATCAAAGTCAGGTGAAAGCTGATGGATTTCAGAAACTGTTGGAGTTTATATACACAGGAACTTTAAACCTTGACAGGTAAagtacacattttattttcagttataaAAATTTGTCAGAGTTAGAGCAGATTTGTATTTATTCCATTCAGTCACTGAACTCAGAGTCTTCAAATATTGATGTGcatagtttttgtatttttaacaacGAAGTTACTATAATTGACTTGGAATAGAAAAAGTACATAACAtttcataaatacaaaaataatgagATTAAATAAGATTAAAACTTTGTTTCTGGGCAGGTcgtggtggcttagcaggcagagttctcgcctgcgctgctggagacccgggttcgattcccagtgcctgcccatgccaaaaaaaaaaacaaaaaaaaaaacctttgcttctgacacatttcatttatctgcTGAAACAAAGTGTCGTTTTATTTATGTAAACTTGAAGATCAAACAATAAATTCTGAGTTCCAGTATCCCATTGCTACTTGGTCTTTAtaaacttctggtcttatttctttccttaactCTCTATCCCTTACCTCTTAAAATGGTTGGGATGAGGATGGGAGTGTAgttggagaaggaaggaagaactgTGCTCATTTAAGGATGTTCTcatattcagccataaatagtAACATGTAGGAAGTCTTCCTgatcttgattcttgaaaacagcGTCATTGGAGTATAAATGGCAGTAACTTCTATTACCTATATAAAGCTATCTGTACCACTGCTTAAGAAAATTAGGTCTTGCATGCTAGTTACTGTATCTCCATGACCATGATGCACCTtccctaggcctcagtttccccaattgtaaaaatgagatgataacacctgtgaagattaaataaaagttCACTTGAAGGCCCACCTCCCGGTGAATAttagttttcttcctttattttcttttctgtatcctCTCCTCCCCCATCAACTTCACATTTTTGGGagaaaaattgggggaaaaaaagcatacaacaaaaaaatctgaaccattaacattttattacaTATTCTTTCACACTTTTCCAGATAATCTCTGTAGAAAAATGCCTTTACACACCAAGCAAAAAATCCTCACTTTATCATGGAAATGTACTTTAAAGTAAACCTCTAATCAGGATACTGCTTAATCTTTTTGAAAAGGAAGCATTCATActattttggaattttaaaaaataatattggtaTAATGAAATCTTTACATGAGTCAGTTCTGTTAAAGGTGATTAAAGGAACAGAGCAGGGTCTTAGATTAATTTCATatgacaaattatttaaatttacttaATAGTTGACTATACAGTTAGACTTCAATTTAGTGGATTCTCTTTCTCAGTTCTATGTCAGGATAAATGTCATTGAATTGATTTGAGTACACTGCAGAGTACCTTTCTTTGAACCTTCATGCAAAGAACAAATGTGAAGAGGAGCCAGATGTTTTGTTCACTGTGTTTTGCTTAATACCCTTCCTGTTCTGGGGTGCTAATTGTTCAAGTCCAGCCAGAATTGCAAGAGAAAACTTATACCAAAATGGAAAGGCTGTACAGCTTAGTGATTAAGAAAACAGGCAGAATAGTAGAGAATTAAATGAGCTTAACAGCCAGATTGCGTAAGTCAGATCTTAGTTCCAGTACTCtttgatcttggacaagttacttaatttctttgaacctctggtttttcatttgtatttaaaatggAATCTATAATAGACTTCATAGGCATGTCCTAAGAATTAAATGAGCTTATGATGTAAAGCATTTAGCCATATACCTGACAATATTATCAGGTGTATTATTATAAATTGTCCTTGTGACTgttcaaaaaatgaaagcaagttTGCAAACATTGTAACATAGTTTGTAAACAAAAGCAGAAGATTGGTTATTGAGGTAAACAAATACTGATTGGTTTTCTTAACTGTGACTGAGATTATAGGATATCTCTGACAGATAAATTGAATACTGTTTCGGTACTGAACAATTTGTGTGACTTAATGCTAGCTTTTATTGGTCTTAAAGGCTACCTGACCTTGTATTCTCTTGGCTGGTGCACTAAATACAATTATAGTTTGAGATCAAGATATCTGTTTCAGTAAGCATAGTAGGTGGTAGAGTATATTTGATTTTCATTCTAGTTGGTATCTGACATTCATTGTATTTTGTAATAGATCGTGtaacaaaaccaataaaaatgattaagaatGTAACGTAACAGTGTTTTTCGAGGGTAATGCTATATAATGCAGAAAGCATTTTGTATAAAAGATGATTAAGATTGTTTTTATATTTGGGGCATTTGTGCCgtttcttttcaaataaacaCTTGACTTATTGACAAAGACCTCTCATCATATATTCCAAAATTATAGTCAAATGCCATAAGTAAAGAATATGTTTGGTAATGGTTTCTTATCTAGGAGAAAAGACCCAATTTTCAGGTTGTGTTCCAAAAGTTTATTTGAAGTATATTTGGGAACTTGGGATAGATTttcccagaaaataaaatattctaaaaagtgGTTGTTAGGTTTCTAAACTAACACATAAATCTGCTTAATTTGTAATGAGCTGAAAAACAGTTTGTGATAAaaggctattttttaaaaagtcattttgatGCTAAATTAAGTAAAACGAAGCATACAGTTGGCACTTGAGGAAAAGCAAATTTAATTAGAAGATGATGAGGAAATACATAGAGATACGTTGTGGTGTAATATACTTTCAAAGAACTTTAGAGGTTTATAATActaattctttttaattgtttcaaattttaagccctttttttaaaaaaaaaaaaaaaaagcaaaatatattgggcggtgcaatggtagctcagtggcagaattcctgcctgccatgccagattcctggagcctgcccatgccagaactATAGTATGTTATCAGGTATTATTAAGaccctttttttttggttcatatatgtaatgaaaaaggaaaataggaaagagatttttttttcctgaagaaataaacaatatttgTAAAAGGAGGCAAGTAGGGAGATTATTTGAAGATATATGTATATCCTTCTGTGTCCTGTTTGTGACTAAAGGGtcacatttttattgtaatacTAACCAATTTTCTGATTTCATAGCCAAGGAAATTGGAGTCCCCAAAGATAGTAACTACCCTATTTAATTCAGGCATTAATGCCAGAGCCAGTATTAGACTCATCAAGCCACCTTTTACTACTGTCTAAACTTTGGAAAGGCAAGGactattttgtatttcttaataGCCCTCTCGGTACTACACATGGTagttgctcagtaaatattgaCTGGGATGTTGAACAAGGTAACTTAAATCTTTCTGCATAAAAAAACTCTGCTATAACAATTTGTCTCCAGCTCACTTGTGTTCAGTATCACAAAAAAAGTGGGAGGACACTAAAGAGCTTAGTATATTTGAAAACCTTGTTCCATGGACCAGTAGCATCAACATCTCCAgggaatatatttgaaaatcacaatCTCAGGCCCTGCtacagacctactgaatcaaaatcttattttaacaagatccctcGGTGATTTACAGGAATCTTAAGCTTTGAGAAGCACAATTAAAATCCCCCGCCAGGGaccagaagaaggaaataataaacttttattaGAGTCTTCCTCTGTCAATCCCTAAAAGTTGGTTGTTGTCTAAAGAGGCCAGGGGATGAATGGGAGGAAGTAGTTGTCGCCGACAGCTATTTTCATGTTTCAAGTGTTAAAACAGCcagaaaatttaactttttgtttttatgtagtGGTTCATAgtcattatttttcatcttttttagttCTATTTAATGGGAAAGTTTTACCTGAACATTATTGGAATGAattaattttgttcatttgttaattctcatTAGTTATGCCTTTTTCAGTATTCTATTTCATTACAGTTCTTTAAAAGACATTGAAATATATGTGCAATTCTGTTTCAAAAGCAGTTTTTCTTGATCAGAATATTGTCATTTAGCCTTGTTTCCTTACAGTTGGAATGTTAAAGAAATTCATCAGGCTGCTGACTATCTCAAAGTGGAAGAGGTGGTCactaaatgtaaaataaagatgGAAGATTTTGCTTTTATTGCTAATCCCTCTTCTACAGAGATATCTAGTATTACTGGAAACATTGAGTTGAACCAACAGACTTGTCTCCTTACTCTACGAGATTATAACAATCGGGAGAAATCAGAAGTTTCTACAGATTTAGTTCAGGCAAATCCTAAACAAGGAGCTTTAGCAAAAAAGTCGTCTCAaactaaaaagaagaagaaagcttTCAACTCCCCCAAAACAGGGCAGAATAAAACAGTGCAATATCCCAGTGACATTTTAGAGAATGCGTCTGTTGAATTATTCCTGGATGCAAATAAATTATCCACACCCATAATGGAACAAGTTGCACAAAGAAATGATAATTCAGAACTCGAATTGACATCAGTTGTAGAAAATACTTTTCCAGCACAAGATATTGTGCAAACTGTCACAGTGAAACGGAAACGTGGGAAATCACAGCCAAATTGTGCTCTGAAAGAACACTCTATGTCTAATATAGCCGGTATGAAGAATCCTTATGAGCTAGAAAGCTCTGGGGAAGAGCTGGATCAGAGGTATTCCAAGGCCAAGCCAATGTGTAACACATGTGGCAAAGTGTTTTCAGAAGCTAGCAGCTTGAGAAGGCACATGAGAATACATAAAGGAGTCAAACCTTACGTCTGCCACTTGTGTGGAAAGGCATTTACTCAGTGTAACCAGTTGAAAACACATGTAAGAACGCATACAGGTAAGACCGGTGTGTGGGGATATATAACTGCTTTTATACtgattaaaatatgttttgggcagtgcagtggtggctcagtggcagaattcttgcttggcatgccagagacctgggttccattcctagagcctgcccatgccaaaaaatataaataaataaataaataaatgttttatagaGAGTATATAAGGATAGCAATTGTTGACTACTGTGACTAAAATTTGGTATGTTCttatatttataaaagtatttagCATGTTTGACTGTTGAAAGTTCTTTGTCATTGTAACCAAGTATGTatgttttttccaattttattgagatgtattcacacaccaaatCACCCATCCAAAGTATTCAGTCAATGGTGGTTTAtacaaaaaatgcaaagaaattggaaaataccCAAGACaatgtgaagaaaatgaaaaagcgaTCACTATAATCATTACTGTTTTTTAGAAGTGAAGAAATCCCGACCTTGAGAGTTGAGCAGTTTCAATTAATTGAGATTGATTTCAGTGTGTGTTTTTGTTCCTCTATCATCCTACCTTTGTGTACTGCTTCATCTTTTGCAAAGCATATACAAATCTGTAATACCATTTAGTATAATAATAACTTTTCTAGGTAAGTAAGTCAATTAGTCAAATACCAGCTTTCCTAAttttataataacaaaatatttaatggCTACTTGTTTTATTATAACTGATGCCCAGAAGTCCGAATGCATGAGCTCTTTATACCATTTCCCTCACAGTTAAAGTAATAATAAACTTGATAGCTTCTAACTATTTAACAAAGACAAAGATAttaaaactgataaaaattaCAGTTCAGTCTACTTCTGATATTCTGCCAAAACATTTACTACCTGCGTTCTAGACTTTGTCAACTTCTGACTATGTTTCTTAGAATTATATGTACTTTATTTCCTCGGCCTTTACATTTACctttattttgtatgttttctttctgatGGTAAAGTGTGAGCACCCACTGGTACACTTAGagttgtgctttttaaaaagcaatatgtATTTCtcttattgattgattttcattaTTATGAATTGAGAAACACAAATTTCTTTTAACCCTTTTGGTGTTTTCAGTAGTGGATCTAGAAATCTATTTGTGTTTACTTTTAGCAGTTAACATTTTCTGAATACCAAAACTAAAACCACTGATGAACTCTTAAAAGTTTATATAGCTGAAGCAACTAAAAGAGAATATTTCCTTCTAAATACAAATGTGATTTACTTATTCCTTTAGGTGAGAAGCCATACAAATGTGAATTATGTGATAAAGGATTTGCTCAGAAATGCCAGCTAGTCTTCCATAGTCGCATGCATCATGGTGAggaaaaaccctataaatgtgaTGTATGCAATTTACAATTTGCAACTTCTAGCAATCTCAAGATTCATGCaaggtaaaataattaaaagagttGTTTGATCTTTAGTCCATCATTCATCATAGTCCTATGAATAGACTACATGAATTGCAATTCAGGACGTTAGAGGTCTAATTGTGGTTCTACCTAAGGATATTCTTAGCATATTCAAGGAACCACAAGGAAACCATGGTGGTTAGAGGGAAATGAGTGAGGAGGGAGGAAAATACTaggaaataagaacaaaacaatgaTAGGGCATC is drawn from Tamandua tetradactyla isolate mTamTet1 chromosome 5, mTamTet1.pri, whole genome shotgun sequence and contains these coding sequences:
- the MYNN gene encoding myoneurin; the protein is MQYSHHCEHLLERLNKQREAGFLCDCTIVIGEFQFKAHRNVLASFSEYFGAIYRNTSENNVFLDQSQVKADGFQKLLEFIYTGTLNLDSWNVKEIHQAADYLKVEEVVTKCKIKMEDFAFIANPSSTEISSITGNIELNQQTCLLTLRDYNNREKSEVSTDLVQANPKQGALAKKSSQTKKKKKAFNSPKTGQNKTVQYPSDILENASVELFLDANKLSTPIMEQVAQRNDNSELELTSVVENTFPAQDIVQTVTVKRKRGKSQPNCALKEHSMSNIAGMKNPYELESSGEELDQRYSKAKPMCNTCGKVFSEASSLRRHMRIHKGVKPYVCHLCGKAFTQCNQLKTHVRTHTGEKPYKCELCDKGFAQKCQLVFHSRMHHGEEKPYKCDVCNLQFATSSNLKIHARKHSGEKPYVCDRCGQRFAQASTLTYHVRRHTGEKPYVCDTCGKAFAVSSSLITHSRKHTGEKPYICGICGKSFISSGELNKHFRSHTGERPFICELCGNSYTDIKNLKKHKMKVHSGAEKTLDSSVEDHTLSEQDSIQKSPLSETMDVKPSDMTLPLALPLGSEDHHMLLPVPENQSPASDTLLRSSVNGYSDPQLIFLQQLY